A genomic segment from Anticarsia gemmatalis isolate Benzon Research Colony breed Stoneville strain chromosome 14, ilAntGemm2 primary, whole genome shotgun sequence encodes:
- the LOC142978620 gene encoding tether containing UBX domain for GLUT4, with protein MSKDIIVLTPNGRRQKIQCTPDTSFLQVLEDVCHKQGFQASDYDLKHHNHILDLTTTIRFSNLPNKAMLEMVEAEKKRKESNVTIGLQLEDGERRTAEFPPTTTLYDLVISLAPLEIGSIQQPMILYMRQEVVGETALRDKTLRQLGLIKGRAILRLLNKQEEARQANVSTVYRKSVTETKVADTKTDMAMEEPRPEQPSISGATTGDSHTKHDKPHQPDILSKFKEDARQMNKAIEEKPMEQGESSSQEPEQKVIQEAMELDCDSSTTSVTAPTQENLERRLKIEEEVTFLGSQKAIAFMQPDSSEEVFEDLPDDFYELSIEEVRRLYHDLQQNRISLENTPLSTSTQREDKNKDVLEKKLNQYKNVVVRVQFPDHIILQGIFAPTNTIEDVTNFIKEHLQTPNKDFHIFTTPLKETLEPKMTLLEARFVPCVHMHFKWLQEDKTREPYLKQEIYAKKTAPDAASILASKYRAPSRRKQEDTNTSQKSDKPSTSKGSKVPRWFKN; from the exons atgTCTAAAGACATAATCGTATTAACACCGAACGGAAGAAGGCAAAAGATACAATGTACCCCTGATACAAGCTTTTTGCAG GTTTTAGAAGATGTATGTCATAAACAAGGTTTTCAGGCCTCCGACTATGACTTAAAACATCATAATCATATTCTGGACCTTACAACTACTATTCGATTTTCCAATCTTCCAAATAAGGCTATGTTGGAAATGGTAGAGGCagagaaaaaaagaaaagaatcaAATGTTACTATTGGTTTGCAGCTTGAAGatg gTGAAAGACGCACAGCAGAATTTCCTCCGACTACAACTTTATATGACCTTGTGATATCATTGGCTCCTCTAGAAATAGGTTCAATCCAACAGCCTATGATTTTATATATGCGCCAAGAAGTTGTTGGTGAGACAGCACTTAGAGATAAAACCTTAAGGCAATTAGGATTAATAAAAGGTAGAGCAATTTTAAGATTGCTTAACAAACAAGAAGAAGCAAG ACAGGCAAATGTATCAACTGTTTATAGAAAATCAGTTACTGAGACAAAGGTTGCAGACACAAAAACTGATATGGCAATGGAGGAGCCAAGACCTGAACAACCATCAATATCAGGGGCAACAACAGGAGACAGTCATACCAAGCATGACAAACCTCACCAACCTGATATTCTATCAAAGTTCAAAGAAGATGCACGCCAAATGAACAAGGCAATAGAGGAGAAACCCATGGAACAAGGTGAAAGCTCATCACAAGAGCCAgaacaaaaagttattcaagAAGCAATGGAATTAGACTGTGATAGTAGCACTACTTCAGTAACAGCACCAACACAGGAAAATTTAGAAAGAAGGCTCAAAATTGAGGAAGAAGTTACTTTT cttGGAAGTCAAAAAGCCATAGCTTTTATGCAGCCAGATAGTAGTGAAGAAGTATTTGAAGATCTTCCCGATGACTTCTATGAATTATCAATTGAGGAAGTGCGACGGTTGTACCATGACTTACAACAGAATAGAATAAGCTTAGAAAATACTCCACTGTCCACTTCTACACAAAGAGAAGATAAAAATAAGGAT GTACTAGAAAAGAAGTTGAATCAATACAAGAATGTTGTTGTAAGGGTTCAGTTTCCTGATCATATTATACTTCAAGGAATTTTTGCACCAACCAACACCATTGAAgatgttacaaattttataaaggaGCATTTGCAGACACCAAATAAAGACTTTCATATAT TTACCACACCTCTAAAAGAAACTTTGGAACCTAAAATGACTTTACTTGAGGCAAGATTTGTGCCATGTGTTCATATGCACTTCAAATGGTTACAAGAGGACAAAACTAGAGAACCATATCTTAAACAAGAGATTTATGCAAAGAAAACTGCACCAGATGCTGCCAGCATATTAGCTTctaaatatag GGCTCCCAGCAGAAGAAAACAAGAAGACACAAATACTTCACAAAAATCTGACAAACCGTCAACTTCAAAGGGCAGTAAAGTACCCAGGTGGTTCAAGAATTAA